One Brassica napus cultivar Da-Ae chromosome C2, Da-Ae, whole genome shotgun sequence DNA window includes the following coding sequences:
- the LOC106376737 gene encoding egg cell-secreted protein 1.1 produces MAAKPSFVVAYAVMFMLMVASPTVRSRPLMKPTVGAPSPSTSLVYRLRLDEETGYCWDSLMQLQHCSGELILFFLNGETYIGPGCCSAIRTVGRKCWTTMIGVLGFTPQEGDVLQGYCDDDQDSDKIGDEHALASSPLPLSLKFKPRTVVRSSNP; encoded by the coding sequence ATGGCTGCTAAACCAAGTTTTGTGGTTGCATACGCTGTGATGTTCATGCTTATGGTGGCTTCTCCCACAGTGAGATCTCGACCTCTCATGAAACCAACCGTTGGTGCACCTTCTCCTTCCACGAGCCTTGTGTACCGTCTCAGGCTTGATGAAGAAACAGGTTACTGCTGGGACTCACTGATGCAGCTCCAACACTGTTCTGGAGAGCTGATCTTGTTCTTCCTTAACGGTGAGACTTACATTGGACCTGGGTGTTGCAGTGCTATAAGAACCGTGGGACGCAAGTGTTGGACTACTATGATTGGTGTTCTTGGTTTCACTCCTCAAGAAGGTGATGTTCTCCAAGGTTACTGTGATGACGACCAAGACTCTGACAAGATTGGTGATGAACATGCTCTTGCCTCCTCACCGCTGCCTTTGTCCCTTAAGTTCAAGCCTAGAACTGTTGTTAGATCTTCTAACCCTTGA
- the LOC106376735 gene encoding cilia- and flagella-associated protein 251, giving the protein MELELGMKITRTKDDVSSSTAFRVSRDAFGQVSLSRETESVFILTLHLKGFKKKGIDIDINEEGDRITISGRKKVEEMVLIKWVEWKKETEIQELKKVFKIPNIVNLDKIKARFSEEDETLTVTFPKKLKGITGLKIEEEEEEKTEPEEEETEEITEPDEEKTEEIAEPEEEIKEETIPEEEEEEKIEEEIVEEEEETKDHEEEPEEKESKPKKKKRKKFCFPCVAGSTLLMSIIVFIIQLIQSRRK; this is encoded by the exons atggagctCGAACTAGGTATGAAGATCACTCGAACAAAAGACGATGTCTCTTCCTCTACAGCTTTTAGGGTTTCCAGAGATGCTTTTGGTCAGGTCTCGCTTTCTCGAGAAACCGAGTCTGTGTTCATTCTCACTCTCCATCTCAAAG GATTTAAGAAGAAGGGTATTGATATTGATATAAACGAAGAAGGAGATAGGATTACTATAAGTGGAAGGAAGAAAGTAGAAGAAATGGTTTTGATAAAGTGGGTGGAATGGAAGAAGGAAACTGAGATTCAAGAATTAAAGAAAGTGTTTAAGATTCCAAATATCGTGAATCTTGACAAGATCAAAGCTAGGTTTAGTGAAGAAGATGAGACTTTGACAGTTACATTTCCCAAGAAATTGAAGGGGATAACTGGTTTGAAGattgaggaggaagaggaggaaaaaACAGAGCCAGAAGAGGAGGAAACAGAGGAAATAACAGAGCCAGACGAAGAGAAAACAGAGGAAATAGcagaaccagaagaagaaaTCAAAGAGGAAACAATacctgaggaagaagaagaagaaaagattgaagaagagatagtggaagaagaagaagaaacaaaggaTCATGAAGAAGAAcctgaagaaaaagaaagtaaacctaaaaagaagaaaagaaaaaagttttgttttccaTGCGTTGCAGGATCTACTCTGCTTATGTCAATTATTGTTTTCATTATTCAATTGATACAATCCAGAAGAAAATGA
- the LOC106376739 gene encoding 12-oxophytodienoate reductase 1-like, which produces MEMENAVAKESIPLLTPYKMGRFNLSHRVVLAPLTRQRSYGNVPQPHAVLYYSQRTSPGGFLITEATGVSDTAQGYQDTPGIWTKEHVEAWKPIVDAVHAKGGVFFCQIWHVGRVSNRGFQPNGQAPISCSDKPLMPQIRSNGIDEALFTPPRRLSTEEIPGIVNDFRLAARNAMEAGFDGVEIHGANGYLIDQFMKDTVNDRTDEYGGSLQNRCKFALDIVEAVANEIGPDRVGIRLSPFADYMESADTNPQALALHMAQSLNKYGILYCHVIEARMKTMGEITECPHLLVPMRKAFQGTFISAGGFKREDGNEAVEEGRTDLVAYGRWFLANPDLPKRFEVDAELNKYDRPTFYTSDPVVGYTDYPFLESTA; this is translated from the exons ATGGAAATGGAAAATGCAGTAGCGAAAGAGAGTATCCCTCTTCTCACTCCCTACAAGATGGGAAGATTCAATCTCTCCCACAGGGTTGTTCTGGCACCATTGACGAGACAGAGGTCATATGGAAACGTTCCTCAGCCTCACGCTGTCTTGTATTATTCTCAGAGAACAAGCCCAGGAGGGTTTCTCATCACTGAAGCTACAGGAGTTTCAGACACAGCTCAAGG CTACCAAGATACTCCTGGGATATGGACTAAAGAGCATGTGGAGGCATGGAAACCAATTGTGGATGCTGTTCATGCCAAAGGTGGTGTCTTCTTCTGTCAAATCTGGCATGTTGGTCGTGTTTCTAATCGAG gTTTTCAACCAAATGGGCAAGCTCCCATCTCTTGTTCAGACAAGCCATTGATGCCTCAAATCCGCTCTAATGGCATTGACGAAGCTCTGTTTACCCCACCAAGACGGCTAAGTACTGAAGAAATCCCTGGCATTGTCAACGACTTTAGGCTCGCAGCAAGAAACGCTATGGAAGCTG GCTTTGATGGAGTTGAGATTCATGGAGCTAATGGCTATCTGATAGACCAGTTCATGAAAGACACGGTGAATGACAGAACAGATGAATACGGTGGATCATTACAAAACCGTTGCAAGTTCGCACTAGACATAGTTGAAGCAGTGGCTAATGAGATAGGCCCAGACCGTGTTGGAATCAGGCTCTCTCCCTTTGCTGACTACATGGAGTCTGCAGACACAAACCCACAAGCGTTAGCCCTTCACATGGCTCAATCTCTGAACAAATACGGGATCCTCTACTGTCATGTGATAGAGGCAAGAATGAAAACAATGGGAGAGATAACAGAGTGTCCTCACTTGCTAGTACCGATGAGGAAAGCTTTTCAGGGTACTTTCATCTCAGCGGGTGGTTTCAAGAGGGAAGATGGGAATGAGGCAGTGGAAGAGGGACGGACCGATCTTGTGGCTTATGGTCGGTGGTTTCTTGCAAACCCGGATTTGCCTAAGAGGTTTGAAGTGGATGCAGAGCTGAATAAATATGATAGGCCAACGTTTTACACTTCTGATCCTGTCGTGGGTTACACGGATTACCCTTTTCTTGAATCAACAGCTTAA
- the BNAC02G24220D gene encoding uncharacterized protein BNAC02G24220D — translation MEFHRMKRKELQGMCKKHGVPANLKKIEMAYRLTSLLEDGQSKNMFETTVKKAQVESVQKELDVEEFDGYCEGELVKVTLSVNQEPIRTDITEAAMELGSEKLSLLVTEAYKDAYAKSVVVKEEEEEENVVGSRKVKKVKFSPESENQVFEFTRSLKKLPRRKNARTCSSQGGGSIELRRSKRTASKGATVAAGCNGNSASGIVKPAKVSSSLVEEHKVPRGKYDYKVEVVLRRSKRFANDIIKNANETLLNSSKRVTRRRGA, via the exons ATGGAGTTTCACCGAATGAAGAGGAAGGAACTACAAGGCATGTGCAAAAAGCATGGAGTCCCTGCAAATCTGAAAAAAATCGAGATGGCTTATAGACTCACTTCTCTTCTCGAGGATGGACAGTCAAAG AATATGTTTGAGACTACTGTCAAGAAAGCTCAAGTTGAGTCTGTTCAAAAAGAGTTAGATGT CGAAGAATTTGATGGTTATTGCGAGGGCGAGCTTGTCAAG GTTACGTTATCAGTTAACCAGGAACCCATACGTACTGATATAACTGAGGCAGCAATGGAGTTAGGCTCTGAG AAACTTTCACTGCTGGTCACGGAAGCGTACAAGGATGCATACGCAAAGAGTGTTGTG gttaaggaggaggaagaggaggagaatgTAGTTGGCAGCAGAAAGGTTAAGAAAGTAAAGTTCAGCCCTGAGTCTGAGAATCAAGTCTTCGAGTTCACTCGCTCTCTTAAGAAACTTCCTAGGCGTAAGAATGCTAGAACGTGTAGTAGCCAAGGTGGAGGAAGTATAGAGCTGAGGAGGTCGAAGCGAACTGCGTCTAAGGGGGCGACAGTAGCTGCTGGATGTAATGGAAACTCAGCTAGTGGGATTGTTAAGCCTGCGAAAGTATCTTCTAGTTTGGTTGAAGAGCATAAGGTCCCAAGGGGAAAATATGATTATAAAGTTGAAGTGGTTCTTAGGCGGTCTAAGCGTTTTGCGAATGACATCATCAAGAATGCAAATGAAACACTTCTAAATTCATCGAAAAGAGTTACTAGGAGAAGAGGAGCATGA